In the Paraburkholderia acidisoli genome, one interval contains:
- a CDS encoding cysteine hydrolase family protein — protein sequence MTSTPPDRIGAVPAIPYAFPLNRAISPATTALIVIDVQGDFCAEGGYMAGFGFDLTALRKPIPRIRELLEACREHGITICHTRETFSADLSDVQPHRLWRGADGKGVAVGDSGPNGRYLIRGEACWDIVPEVAPLPGERIFDKPSYGAFATTDLDAYLREQGIRDLIFAGLTTDCCIHTTVREALDRGYDTLTVSDATAAGTEDVHEAALRLLVKKSGVFGAVADTAAVLGAIRNVANVNAASPS from the coding sequence ATGACTTCCACGCCCCCGGACCGGATCGGCGCCGTGCCCGCCATCCCCTACGCGTTCCCGCTGAATCGCGCGATCTCGCCCGCCACCACGGCCTTGATCGTTATCGACGTGCAGGGCGACTTCTGCGCGGAAGGCGGCTACATGGCCGGTTTCGGCTTCGACCTGACGGCGCTGCGCAAGCCCATTCCCCGCATTCGCGAGTTGCTGGAGGCGTGCCGCGAGCACGGCATCACCATCTGCCATACGCGGGAGACGTTCTCCGCCGACCTCTCCGACGTGCAGCCGCACCGGCTCTGGCGCGGCGCGGACGGCAAGGGCGTGGCGGTGGGCGACAGCGGGCCGAACGGCCGCTATCTGATTCGCGGCGAAGCGTGCTGGGACATCGTTCCCGAAGTCGCGCCGCTGCCCGGCGAGCGCATTTTCGACAAACCTTCGTACGGCGCGTTCGCGACCACCGATCTCGACGCCTACCTGCGCGAGCAAGGCATCCGCGACCTGATCTTCGCGGGGCTCACCACCGACTGCTGTATCCACACGACGGTGCGCGAAGCGCTCGACCGTGGCTACGACACGCTCACGGTGTCGGACGCCACGGCCGCCGGCACCGAGGACGTGCACGAGGCCGCGCTGCGCCTGCTCGTCAAGAAGAGCGGCGTGTTCGGCGCGGTCGCCGATACGGCCGCCGTGCTCGGCGCGATTCGAAACGTGGCCAACGTCAACGCCGCCAGCCCTTCATGA
- a CDS encoding branched-chain amino acid ABC transporter substrate-binding protein, whose product MIAGGFAHAQNASAATPATGPRTILIGVAGPLTGPSARIGKDLENGARLAIDDANAKHPTLNGQPVKFALASVDDASDPRVAVTVAQQLVDQHVVGVVGHWNTGCSVPASRVYNAAGIPEIAPASTGHQYTLQGYNTAFRIMGHDDLSGAITGEYAVKTLKGKHIGVIDDRTAFGSGLATQFVKGVEANGGTVVDHEYVDDKTVDFSGVLTTLKSKGVDVLFFGGLDTEEAQVARRMKQLNIKATLLGAGGTSHTFVKLAGDASEGVIALEPGRPLEEMPGGKAFDAAYRAKYHHPVELHAPFAYDAAATIIAAVEQTQSTDPAKLTAAVHAISRQGVTGTIAFDAQGNLRDPAFTIFKVSGGEWKIEKLLGGETAVAAK is encoded by the coding sequence ATGATCGCAGGCGGCTTCGCGCACGCGCAAAACGCCTCGGCGGCCACGCCCGCGACCGGCCCGCGCACGATCCTGATCGGCGTGGCCGGCCCGCTCACGGGCCCTTCAGCGCGCATCGGCAAGGACCTCGAAAACGGCGCGCGTCTCGCCATCGACGACGCCAATGCGAAACATCCCACGCTGAACGGCCAACCCGTCAAGTTCGCGCTCGCCTCGGTGGACGACGCCTCCGATCCGCGCGTGGCCGTGACGGTCGCGCAGCAACTCGTGGACCAGCACGTGGTGGGCGTGGTCGGTCACTGGAACACCGGTTGCAGCGTGCCCGCTTCGCGCGTCTACAACGCGGCCGGTATTCCGGAGATCGCACCCGCGTCCACCGGGCATCAGTACACGCTGCAAGGCTATAACACCGCGTTCCGTATCATGGGCCACGACGATCTGAGCGGCGCGATCACCGGCGAATACGCGGTGAAGACGCTCAAGGGCAAGCATATCGGCGTGATCGACGACCGCACGGCATTCGGCTCCGGCCTCGCCACGCAATTCGTCAAGGGCGTGGAGGCGAACGGCGGCACCGTGGTCGATCACGAATACGTGGACGACAAAACCGTCGACTTCAGCGGCGTGCTGACCACGCTGAAATCCAAAGGCGTGGACGTGCTGTTCTTCGGCGGCCTCGATACCGAGGAAGCGCAGGTCGCGCGCCGCATGAAGCAGTTGAACATCAAGGCGACGCTGCTCGGCGCGGGCGGCACCAGCCACACGTTCGTCAAGCTCGCGGGCGATGCGTCCGAAGGCGTGATCGCGCTCGAACCGGGCCGTCCGCTCGAAGAAATGCCGGGCGGCAAGGCATTCGACGCGGCCTATCGCGCCAAATACCATCATCCGGTCGAACTGCATGCGCCGTTCGCCTACGACGCGGCCGCGACGATCATCGCGGCGGTCGAGCAAACCCAGTCGACCGATCCGGCGAAGCTCACCGCCGCCGTGCACGCGATCAGCCGCCAGGGCGTGACGGGCACCATCGCCTTCGACGCGCAAGGCAATCTGCGCGACCCCGCGTTCACGATCTTCAAGGTCAGCGGCGGCGAGTGGAAGATCGAGAAGCTGCTCGGCGGCGAGACGGCTGTCGCCGCGAAGTAA